The Megasphaera elsdenii DSM 20460 genome includes the window CCCAGCTTTCTGATTCCCTCCATTATAGCAGAGATATCAAGAGATACAAGATATAACGAGAAAGAAAATGAGAATAACTAGATTGCTAAAAAGTCATAATACTATCGAAAATGGGAATAGTTATTGAGCATTTTGCCTTGAAGAATTGCAATTCCGTGATTTTTCTATATAATAGAAAGGAAACTTAGAAAATAATAAGTTTGTAAATTATATGTTGAGGAGGATGTATGAATATACGAAAATTACTTATTTTTGATATGGATGGGACCATGTTTGACACGGAGCCTATTTCTTATCGTTGTTGGCGGGACGTGTCAGCCCGATATGGATTCGATCTGGACCGACAGGTGTTCGACCACATGCTTGGCCGTGATAATCGGCGCATCCGGGCTATCTGTGACGATGCTTTTGGGCCGTCCTATCCATATGATGCCATTTGTCGGGAAAAAGTGGCCTTGCAGCTGGACTATTACCGTACTCATGATATCCCTGTCAAACCGGGGCTGCTCCAGGTCCTGCACTATGCCAGGGAAGCAGGGATGGCCTGCGCCGTCGCCTCGTCGTCACCGCGGGCATTGATTGAATATTTATTAGATAAAACAGGCGTGGCCTCCTTCTTTTCCGTTGTCCAGAGCGGGGAAGAGGCAGCCCATGGCAAGCCGGCTCCCGATGTGTTCCTCATGGCTTGCGACAAGGCCCTCGTTGAACCGTCCCGGGCTTTGGTGTTGGAAGACTCCGAAAATGGTATCCTTGCCGCCCATGCGGCGGGAATCCCGTCTATCTGGATTCCCGATTTAATTACCATTCCCAAAGACGTACAGGCCCTGGCCTGGAAATGTTGTCACAGCCTGGATGAAGTACCGGAGCTGTTGGCGAAAGGAGATTATCATGATGACACAGAATAAGCGGAGCCGCTGGCTTTTGCTCATGACCGTATTGTTAGGGATGCTGGCGGCGATTGCCCCGTTGTCGACGGATATGTACCTGCCGGCCCTGCCGTCGATGATGACGGCATTTGGCGTTACGCCGTCGGTTATCCAGCTGACCTTGACGGCTTCCATGGCCGGCATGGCCCTGGGGCAAATTGCCGTCGGTCCTATCAGCGACGATAAGGGTCGGCGCCTACCCCTGATGGTCGGCATGGCTATTTTCACCTTGTCGACGGTGGGCTGTATTTGGTCGCCGTCCATTCAGATTTTCCTCATCTTCCGCCTCATTCAGGGATGCGCCGGCGGTGCCGGTATCGTCCTGTCCCGGGCCATTGCCCGCGATATCTGCAAGGGCAGTGCCTTGACGCGACTCTTTGCCATGCTCATGCTGGTCAATGGGATTGCTCCTATCCTGGCTCCCGTCATCGGCGGCCAGATCCTGCGCTTTGCCCCGTGGGAAGGCGTCTTCCTTTTCATTGCCATTGTCGGGCTGCTCCTGACCGTATCGGCCGGTTTGATGCGTGAAACCCTGCCTCAGCGGCGACGCGTTTCCGGTGGCATGGCGGCCAGTCTGAACGGCTTTACGGCCCTGTTCCGTCAGCCTTATTTCATGGGTCATTGTATCATGCAGTGCTTTGCTTTTGCCGCCTTTTTTGCCTATATTTCCGGATCGTCCTTTGTTTTCCAGAACGTCTACAGCGTATCGGCTCAGGCTTTCAGCCTCATCTTTGGCATCAATGGTGTCGGCCTCATGATCAACGGTGCCGTTACGGGCCGGTTGACAGGCCGCATTGCTGACTGGAAACTCCTGCGGTTTTCCTTGTTCCTGGCCGCTGTCGGCAGCGTGGCCCTGCTGGCAGCCTTCAGTACCGGCATGCCGCTGCCGGTCATCATGGTCCTCCTGTTCCTGACCGTATCGACGCTGTCCATGATGAGCACCAGCAGTTTTTCCATGGCTATGCAGGACCAGGGACGCAGTGCCGGCAGTGCATCGGCTCTCATCGGATTCTTTTCCATGATCAGCGGCGCCGTCATGGCCCCTGTCGTCGGCATCGCTGGCGACCATACGGCCATTCCCATGGGCATCGTCATGGTCATTGGCGAAATCGGTGCCCTCCTGACCTTCTATGCCTTGATCTATCCGAGACATAAGGATAGTTTGTAGCATGGGGGTTGTAGAAGAGGGTTTAAATTTAAAACCATCCGCTAACCACTAACTGCTAGCCACTAACCACTTAAAATGGCTTGCCGCATATGCGGCAAGCCATTTTTTCATATATTCCGTGCGACGAGTTTATCGAGTGGTTCATCTGGCCGCTGGAAGGGGATATCCGGTTTTTGCGACAGGTACTCTAAGGCGAAGCCCAGGCAGGTGGCGGCGCCGTAGGTCAGGCCGTCTTCGTCGAGGTCAAATTCGGGCGTGTGGTGATTGGCACCGCAGCCTTTTTCTTTGTTTTCGATGCCTGTAAAAGTCAGGACGCCCGGGTAAAGGCGGGAGGTGATGGCGAAGGTTTCCGATGCCATCCAGGGCGTGCAGTCCGTGAGGGCATCGGTGCCGATATATTTTTCGACGGCTTTTTCGGCGATTCCGACGCAGACCGGATTGTTCTGGACTTCAAAGAGCGGTTCCGGCATGTGCAGGATGTCATAGCGGCAGTCATAGGTCTGGCAGGCGTTGGCGAGGATGCGCTTAAATTCTTCATAGAAGCGCTTGCCAGCGTGGTCGTAGCTGAAGAAGCGGCAGGTGCCGGCAAAGGTCAGGCTGTTGGGGATGACGTTGAGGACGTCACCGCTGTGCAGGCTGCCGATGGAGAAGGTCAGACATTCTTTCGGTGGTACAGCCCGCATCCGCAGGGCCTGCATATTGCCGTAGAAGTCGTGGAAGCAGTCGATGGGGCTTTCGGCCAGGTCCGGCCGGGAGCCGTGGCCGCCGTGGCCGTCGATGCGGATTTCAAAGCCGAAGCCGCCGGCCATGGGAGCTTCGTGGCAGATAGCAACTTTGCCTGCCGGAATATCCCAGCGGACGTGGGTCGCGTAGCAGGCGTCGATATGCCAGGGACTATCGGTTTCCAAGTAGCGCAGGAGATATTCCAAAGGCCCTGATTCCTCTTCGCCTCGTTCAAACATCAAGACGACTGTGCCGTCCCACTGGTCCTTCCAGCGGTTGAGCCATTTCGCGGCCATGAGCTGCATGGCCATGTGGCCGTCGTGCCCACAGGCATGCATGACGCCGTGGTTCTGGGAGCGGCAGACGCGGGGACGGGATAAGTTCTTCTCGCCTTCCTCAATGGGCAGGGCATCGACGTCGGCCCGCAGGAGCAGGGTCTTGCCTGGGCCTTTGCCATCGATCCAGGCGATGAGTCCGCCTTTATCGATTATGCGATAGGAAATGCCATAGCCTTTCAATGTTTCCGCAATGTAGGCCAAGGTCTGGTCTTCCTGTTTGGACAGTTCCGGATGTTCATGAAAATGGCGGCGCAAGGCGACGAGTTCGCCCTGGTCTTTGCGTACTGTTTCGAGAATATCGATCATCTTTGCTTCCCCCTCCAGGTTATTCTTCAATCCCGATGCGGGCGGCAATGCCCCGGTCAAAGGGATGTTTGATTTTCTTGATTTCAGAGACGTAATCGGCTAAGTCCAGCAATGCCGGACTGGGATTGCGGCCGGTCAGGACGACTTCTGTATGAGCCGGTTTTCCTTTTAAGAAATGGATGACCTGTTCTTCCGGGACGAGTCCCAGGGCACAGGCGCCGACGAGCTCATCGCAGACGGCCAGGTCGGGGTGATGCTTTTCGCAGAAGTCCTGGATTTTTTGCAACAGTGTTGTCTGGGCTTGGCAGGTCTCTTTTTTTTCGTCTGCTGTCATCTGGAACGTGAACTTGGTCATGGCTTTTCCCCTCAGGACCGTGACCTGCGTCAGGGCTTTGAGGGCTTCCAGTTCGCCCGTCGGCCGGCCCTTGAGAAATTGCGCGAAGAGGACCTTGCCGCCCCGGCCGGCACAACGAAGGACCAGCCCCAATGAAGCCGTCGTCTTGCCCTTGCCGTCACCACAATATATATGTATTAAACCGGTATCCATCCTATCACCTCGCACTATTATAATGTCATTATTATACCATAATCAAAAGGGGGCAGGTAGTGGCCAGGCGCATCCATTCGTGATATAATATAACATCAGTTAATTTTTTGTGAAAGGAAGGCCGGGAAAATGGAAGAACGAGCCTGTCAGCTATTGACAGCTTTAGAAGATGCAGGCTTTGAAGCCTATGTCGTCGGCGGTGCTGTGCGCGACCTGCTCATGGGGAAAGAGCCGCATGATTACGACATTACCACGTCTGCCCGGCCAGAAGATATACGGGCTGTTGCCGAAAAAGAAGGCTGGCATACGGTTGAAATCCATGGCGAAGCCTTCGGCATCGTCGTCGTTGTTGTCGGTGGCCAGACTTTTGAAGTCGCCACCTTCCGCGGCGAAGCCTATGGAGAAGACAGCCACCGTCCCGATACGGTCTGGTATGCCGATACCCTGCGTGAAGACGTCCTGCGCCGCGACTTCACGGTCAATGCCATGGCCATGGATTGGCGCGGCGATATTTACGACTACGTCGGCGGCCAGAAAGATTTACGCAAGAAGCGGCTGGTCACTGTCGGTGATCCGGTCCGCCGCTTCCAGGAAGATGCCCTGCGGTTGTTCCGGGCCTGCCGCTTTGCCGGCCAGCTCGACTTCATGGCTTCAAAAGAATTGATCCAGGCCATGCCAAAGGCCTTTGGCCGCGTTTCTGGCTTGTCTTTAGAACGAGTCGTCAATGAAATGGACCGCCTCATGGTTACGCCGGCGGCTTACCGGGGGCTGGATATCCTGGTCCGCACCGGTCTCGGTAGCTGTTCGTGCCGACAGAAGGTGAAAGGCTGCTATGAAGCCGTCCCGATCCTGCCGGAATTGAGCCATCTGCCGGAAACGCCGCAGTCGAAGCCTTTCCATCTCTTCGATGCCTGGGTGCATACCTTGGCGACCGTCGCTCATACGCCGCCGGACCTGACTATCCGATATGCGGCGTTATTTCACGATATCGCCAAGGGCCTGCCGGGAATCCGTGGGGTCCATAAGGGCCGTTACACCGATTATGGCCACGATGCCAAAGGAGCGGAACTGGCGGAAGCCATTTTACTGCGCTGGCATAAGAAACCAGCCTTTGCCCAGCGCGTGGCCTGGCTGGTCAAGACGCATATGAAATTCCATTTCTTTGCCAATACGGCCGAAGGCGATGTACAGAAGTGGCTGCGCCATGAAGCCCTCGACGGGCCTTTCCGCCGGACTGAGGAGCTCGTCGAAGCTGTCGGGCAGGCTACGGCCGTTGCCTGTGGTGATATTTTAGGCTGTGGTCATGCCGATGCCAGCACAGAAGGGACGGAATCTTTCGGGGCCTATATGGCCGTACTGGCCCAAGCCATGCCAGTCAGTACCAAAGACCTGCATTACGACCGACGGATTCCCGAGGCTTGCGGCCGTCAGACCGGCGACTGCCTGCGGGTCCTCTTGAAACGGGTCCAGAACCAGGAACTGGTAAATGATGCCGATGTATTGGCCGAAGCAGCCCGGCGCTGGCTGAAGCGTCATGAAGGGGCAGGGCATCATGGATAAGAATGAAAAGACCTTGAAGCATCGCATTTGTATCCGCATGATTATTTGTATGGGTATTTTTGCACTCATCGGAGCGGGCATTGTCAGAAATCTATTCAGGGAACAAGTCATCAATCATGAACTACGTGTAGCAGAAGCCCAGGAGCAGACGCAGGTCGAACGGAACCTGCAATCGCCGCGGGGTATGATCCTCGACCGCAACGGCAAGGTCCTGGCCATCAGCGAGATGTCCAAGTCCCTTTATGCCGACCCGACCATGCTCAACGAGGATCCGGCAGTGGTGGCTGATTTATTGGCACCGTATCTGCGGATTCCCAAAGATGTTATCGAACACCGGTTGAAAGAGGATACGGCCTTTGTCTGGCTCGACCGCCAGATGGACCATGAAAAATATGAAGCCGTTGAATCGATCATTAAAGAAGAAAAATTGCACGGCCTGGCTTTCCGCGATGAAAACCGACGCTTTTATCCGAACGGCTCGATGGCCGCCCAGGTCATCGGCTTTGTCGGCGAAAATGACCATGGCCTGGAAGGCATCGAAATGATGCTGGATGATGAGATCCGCGGCAGCAAGCAGACCTTCCGCCTGCAGACCGATAACCACAACATCCCTGTCTTTTCGTCGGCCTTGAAACGGATTCTGCCTGATAAGGAACGGTCCGTCTGCCTGACCTTGGACAGTACCATTCAGTATGTCGCTGAAAAGGGTCTGGATGGCATCATGTCCCGGAGCCATCCTTTTGGCGCTTCGATCATCGTTATGGATCCTAAGACCGGTGAAATCCTGGCCATGGCCAGCCGGCCTACGTATGACCCGAATGATTACAGCAAGGGCAATAAGGAAGCTTATAAGAACCGGGCCGTCGTCAATGTCTACGAACCGGGGTCGACTTTTAAACCGCTCATGGCCGCAGCGGCCCTGGATTCCGGGAAATGGCACTTAGGGATATTTATCATGATAAAGGGTCTATCCACGTCGCCGACCGGACGATTTACAACTGGGACCACAAGGGGATGGGCGACGTGACCTTGCGGGAAATCATCATGTATTCCATCAATACCGGCATGGTCCATGTCGCCGTGACGACCGGCGGCAAGACACTGACGAATTATGCCCGCCGTTTTGGCTTTGGTACGATTACGGGCATCGAACTGTCAGGTGAACAGGAAGGCATCTTGTTCGACCCGGATAAGATGTCCATCGTCGATACGGCTACTATGGGGATCGGCCAGAGCATCGCCGTCACGCCCCTCCAGATGGTACAGGCTTTCAGTGCCATCGCCAACGGAGGCCACATGATGAAGCCGTTCCTGGTCAAAGAAATCGACAATCCTGACGGATCCATTTATAAAAAGACAGAACCGAAAGAAGTCGGACAGCCGATTAACGCCGGGACGGCTGAAGCCATCAGTAAGTTCATGGGCGAAGAAGTTTCCATTGGCGGAGGCCAGAGCGCCAAAATCGAAGGTTATCGCTTTGGCGGCAAGACCGGGACGGCTCAGAAGAAGACCGAAGACAGTACGGGGTACGCCGACGGCCAGTATGTCGGCTCCTTTATCGGTTTCGGTCCTTTGGAAGACCCTCGGTTCCTGGTCCTCATCGTCGTCGACGACCCTAAGGGCGTCTATTATGGAGCTCAGGTCGCAGCGCCGGTCTTTAAGGAAATGATGACGGAAATCGTCCGCATGAAGGGGATACGGCCGACAGAAGAGATGAACCAGAAGCCAGTCGGCCCTGTCGTCACGACACCGGCCCGCACCATTCCGCCCGTCCATATTTCCAGCGACGGCGTCCTCATGCCGTCCTTTATCGGCTGGAGTACGAGGGAAGTCAATGATTGGCTCAATGAAGCGGGATTAGGCTTTATCCCCAAGGGGATGGGGAAGGCTATCCAGCAGTCGCCGAAAGCGGGCAGTTATGCGCCGCAGGGCAGCGACGTCACCGTTATTTTCAAACGGAATCCATAGAACAACAGGGGGAACTAGTTATGCAATTACTCAACGGCAAAGAAGTGGCGGCCTTCCATCGCGAACGGGTGGAACGCCGCCTGGCCGATATACAGGAAGAACTCCATATACAGCCGGAATTGGCTATCATCCTCGTCGGTGAGGATGCACCGTCGGCGATGTATGCCAAGTCCATGCAGAAGACGGCCCGTTCTGTCGGTTTAAAGGCAGAAATCTATCAGGAACCGGCTTCTATCAGCGAGGTGGAACTTTTA containing:
- a CDS encoding HAD family hydrolase; translated protein: MNIRKLLIFDMDGTMFDTEPISYRCWRDVSARYGFDLDRQVFDHMLGRDNRRIRAICDDAFGPSYPYDAICREKVALQLDYYRTHDIPVKPGLLQVLHYAREAGMACAVASSSPRALIEYLLDKTGVASFFSVVQSGEEAAHGKPAPDVFLMACDKALVEPSRALVLEDSENGILAAHAAGIPSIWIPDLITIPKDVQALAWKCCHSLDEVPELLAKGDYHDDTE
- a CDS encoding multidrug effflux MFS transporter: MMTQNKRSRWLLLMTVLLGMLAAIAPLSTDMYLPALPSMMTAFGVTPSVIQLTLTASMAGMALGQIAVGPISDDKGRRLPLMVGMAIFTLSTVGCIWSPSIQIFLIFRLIQGCAGGAGIVLSRAIARDICKGSALTRLFAMLMLVNGIAPILAPVIGGQILRFAPWEGVFLFIAIVGLLLTVSAGLMRETLPQRRRVSGGMAASLNGFTALFRQPYFMGHCIMQCFAFAAFFAYISGSSFVFQNVYSVSAQAFSLIFGINGVGLMINGAVTGRLTGRIADWKLLRFSLFLAAVGSVALLAAFSTGMPLPVIMVLLFLTVSTLSMMSTSSFSMAMQDQGRSAGSASALIGFFSMISGAVMAPVVGIAGDHTAIPMGIVMVIGEIGALLTFYALIYPRHKDSL
- a CDS encoding M20 metallopeptidase family protein, producing MIDILETVRKDQGELVALRRHFHEHPELSKQEDQTLAYIAETLKGYGISYRIIDKGGLIAWIDGKGPGKTLLLRADVDALPIEEGEKNLSRPRVCRSQNHGVMHACGHDGHMAMQLMAAKWLNRWKDQWDGTVVLMFERGEEESGPLEYLLRYLETDSPWHIDACYATHVRWDIPAGKVAICHEAPMAGGFGFEIRIDGHGGHGSRPDLAESPIDCFHDFYGNMQALRMRAVPPKECLTFSIGSLHSGDVLNVIPNSLTFAGTCRFFSYDHAGKRFYEEFKRILANACQTYDCRYDILHMPEPLFEVQNNPVCVGIAEKAVEKYIGTDALTDCTPWMASETFAITSRLYPGVLTFTGIENKEKGCGANHHTPEFDLDEDGLTYGAATCLGFALEYLSQKPDIPFQRPDEPLDKLVARNI
- a CDS encoding cob(I)yrinic acid a,c-diamide adenosyltransferase, whose product is MDTGLIHIYCGDGKGKTTASLGLVLRCAGRGGKVLFAQFLKGRPTGELEALKALTQVTVLRGKAMTKFTFQMTADEKKETCQAQTTLLQKIQDFCEKHHPDLAVCDELVGACALGLVPEEQVIHFLKGKPAHTEVVLTGRNPSPALLDLADYVSEIKKIKHPFDRGIAARIGIEE
- a CDS encoding CCA tRNA nucleotidyltransferase; the encoded protein is MEERACQLLTALEDAGFEAYVVGGAVRDLLMGKEPHDYDITTSARPEDIRAVAEKEGWHTVEIHGEAFGIVVVVVGGQTFEVATFRGEAYGEDSHRPDTVWYADTLREDVLRRDFTVNAMAMDWRGDIYDYVGGQKDLRKKRLVTVGDPVRRFQEDALRLFRACRFAGQLDFMASKELIQAMPKAFGRVSGLSLERVVNEMDRLMVTPAAYRGLDILVRTGLGSCSCRQKVKGCYEAVPILPELSHLPETPQSKPFHLFDAWVHTLATVAHTPPDLTIRYAALFHDIAKGLPGIRGVHKGRYTDYGHDAKGAELAEAILLRWHKKPAFAQRVAWLVKTHMKFHFFANTAEGDVQKWLRHEALDGPFRRTEELVEAVGQATAVACGDILGCGHADASTEGTESFGAYMAVLAQAMPVSTKDLHYDRRIPEACGRQTGDCLRVLLKRVQNQELVNDADVLAEAARRWLKRHEGAGHHG